One part of the Aspergillus luchuensis IFO 4308 DNA, chromosome 5, nearly complete sequence genome encodes these proteins:
- a CDS encoding SDR family oxidoreductase (COG:S;~EggNog:ENOG410PITJ;~InterPro:IPR036291) has product MSENHAIVFGASGVNGWAVVNALLQGYPSEDSFASVTALTHRPLSLQDTLWSKSPKLDLVSGIDLLADANQETLEDELKRKVANADKITHVYYFAYIMDADPKAEVHKNTELVKRSVLAIQNVSSHLKFVVLGTGAKSYGSHLLEQFPFRDQVPLKESLPRMPEPFASQIFYYHQVDQLSWISQGKSWSFCELMPNLVVGFVPHNNYYCMAQILATYLALYAKINGKGSEVVFPGTQRSWECLSQDSSQDIIAKTAIYASLHPQETAGQRYNVTDSARPASWSERWPVICEYFGLRGTGPRDGVAGPVPNEYLVEHYNEWRELEKEEGLKTGRVGNNKSYGDFARIMMTLCDLDRQLDMSKTHAMMGSAKVETDGRGAWWTAFDRFRRAKIIP; this is encoded by the exons ATGTCTGAAAACCACGCGATAGTGTTTG GCGCCAGTGGAGTCAATGGTTGGGCTGTGGTGAACGCTCTCTTGCAAGGATATCCATCCGAGGATTCCTTTGCATCTGTCACAGCATTGACACACAGACCACTTAGCTTGCAAGACACATTATGGTCGAAATCACCCAAGCTAGATCTCGTCAGCGGAATCGATCTGCTCGCCGACGCAAATCAAGAGACCTTAGAGGATGAGTTGAAAAGGAAGGTGGCAAACGCCGACAAAATAACCCATGTCTACTATTTTG CGTATATCATGGACGCCGATCCGAAGGCGGAGGTACATAAAAATACAGAGCTAGTGAAACGAAGCGTGCTTGCCATCCAGAATGTTTCGTCCCACCTCAAGTTCGTTGTTCTTGGGACTGGGGCCAAATCATATGGATCTCACCTTCTGGAGCAATTCCCATTCCGCGATCAGGTTCCGCTCAAAGAGTCGCTACCGCGAATGCCCGAACCATTCGCATCgcagatattttattatcaccAAGTCGACCAGCTGTCTTGGATTTCCCAGGGAAAAAGTTGGTCCTTCTGCGAGCTGATGCCTAACCTGGTTGTCGGCTTTGTACCTCACAACAATTATTATTGCATGGCCCAGATACTTGCTACATATCTGGCTCTCTACGCCAAGATAAACGGCAAGGGTAGTGAAGTGGTCTTTCCAGGGACACAACGATCATGGGAATGTTTGTCACAGGACAGCAGCCAGGATATCATAGCAAAGACGGCCATATACGCATCCCTCCACCCACAAGAAACTGCAGGACAACGGTACAATGTGACAGACAGCGCTAGACCGGCGTCTTGGAGTGAGAGGTGGCCAGTCATTTGCGAGTACTTCGGGTTAAGGGGCACAGGCCCTCGTGATGGTGTTGCCGGGCCCGTACCGAACGAGTACCTAGTTGAGCACTACAATGAGTGGAGGGAActggaaaaagaagagggccTTAAGACGGGAAGAGTTGGCAACAACAAGAGCTACGGCGACTTTGCGCGTATTATGATGACCTTATGTGATTTAGATCGACAGTTAGATATGAGCAAAACTCATGCGATGATGGGCAGTGCTAAGGTCGAGACGGACGGCAGAGGAGCTTGGTGGACGGCATTCGATCGCTTCCGTCGCGCAAAGATTATTCCATGA